A single region of the Chryseobacterium sp. 6424 genome encodes:
- a CDS encoding Y-family DNA polymerase yields the protein MYALVDCNNFFVSCERTLDKTLENQAVVVLSNNDGCVISRSNEAKALGIPMGAPAFKYQAIFEKNNVKVFSAKFELYNYLSQQITALAKSYAMDHEVYSIDELFLDFHGFKYFNLPTYCAELRQKIMDQYQIPVSIGVAPSKTLCKVANRIVKKFPEQFADGVYILNTPEKIEKALRWLPIKDVWGIGRRYACKMTENGVHKAWDLLQKPDIWLKQTMGVHGIRMMNELKGQPQLILEEPSKKKTICVSRSFMEMIADKEELRERIETFTMYCAEKLRKQHSCCKEITVFIQTNRFRTDLGEYKNGLTVQLPNPSSSSIVLAKAANRIFEAIYRDGYHYKKAGVLVTELIPDNERIPSLFVKDDDVKHVPVMKMMDRLNRKFGKDKIRLASMSGKNTFGRAKMSAEYENMLKNNTLPEADYRFFS from the coding sequence ATGTACGCGCTTGTTGACTGCAATAATTTCTTTGTTTCCTGTGAGCGAACGCTGGACAAAACACTTGAAAATCAAGCGGTTGTAGTGCTATCTAACAATGATGGATGCGTAATCTCGCGCAGTAATGAGGCCAAAGCGCTCGGCATCCCAATGGGAGCGCCAGCCTTTAAATATCAGGCCATTTTTGAGAAGAATAACGTAAAGGTTTTCTCTGCCAAATTCGAGCTTTACAACTACCTGAGTCAGCAAATTACCGCATTGGCCAAATCGTACGCAATGGATCATGAGGTCTATAGCATTGATGAACTCTTCCTGGATTTTCATGGTTTTAAATATTTTAATTTACCTACTTACTGTGCGGAACTCCGCCAGAAAATCATGGATCAGTACCAGATCCCGGTAAGCATCGGTGTTGCTCCGAGCAAAACACTGTGTAAAGTCGCCAACAGAATCGTCAAGAAATTTCCAGAACAATTTGCAGACGGTGTCTATATACTAAATACCCCTGAAAAAATTGAAAAAGCGCTGCGCTGGCTGCCCATAAAAGATGTGTGGGGAATTGGCCGCAGATATGCTTGCAAAATGACTGAAAATGGTGTTCATAAAGCTTGGGACCTGCTACAGAAGCCTGATATTTGGTTAAAACAAACCATGGGCGTGCATGGCATACGCATGATGAATGAATTGAAAGGGCAACCGCAACTGATACTGGAAGAGCCATCGAAGAAGAAAACAATCTGTGTGAGCCGCAGTTTCATGGAAATGATCGCTGATAAGGAAGAATTAAGAGAGCGTATTGAAACCTTTACGATGTATTGTGCGGAAAAACTCCGGAAGCAACATTCGTGCTGTAAAGAAATTACTGTTTTCATCCAGACCAACAGGTTTCGGACAGATCTGGGTGAGTATAAAAACGGCCTTACGGTACAATTGCCTAATCCCAGCAGCTCTTCTATTGTACTGGCAAAGGCAGCCAACCGCATTTTTGAGGCGATCTACAGGGATGGCTACCACTACAAGAAAGCCGGCGTGCTGGTAACAGAGCTGATTCCGGACAATGAAAGGATCCCCAGCCTATTCGTAAAAGACGATGATGTAAAACATGTGCCGGTGATGAAGATGATGGACAGGCTTAACCGGAAGTTTGGGAAAGATAAGATTCGCCTGGCCAGTATGTCGGGCAAGAATACGTTCGGGCGCGCTAAAATGTCTGCGGAGTATGAAAATATGCTTAAAAACAATACTTTACCTGAAGCGGATTACCGGTTTTTCAGTTAA
- a CDS encoding DNA-directed RNA polymerase subunit omega — protein sequence MSAKDSKAELSTITYDRDKIEEKVGSIYEAIVIMGKRAEQINAEIRSELHNKLDEFAVHNSTLEEVFENREQIEISKHYEKLPKPTSIAIREWLDGEVYFRHTDERN from the coding sequence ATGAGCGCTAAAGATTCTAAAGCCGAACTAAGTACAATAACTTACGACCGAGATAAAATCGAGGAAAAAGTGGGTTCTATCTACGAAGCCATCGTAATTATGGGAAAAAGAGCAGAGCAGATCAATGCAGAAATCCGCTCCGAACTACATAATAAACTGGATGAATTTGCCGTGCACAATTCTACACTGGAAGAAGTTTTTGAAAACCGCGAGCAGATCGAAATCTCCAAGCATTACGAAAAACTTCCGAAACCTACTTCCATAGCTATCCGCGAGTGGTTGGATGGCGAAGTATACTTCCGACATACCGACGAAAGAAACTAA
- a CDS encoding outer membrane protein assembly factor BamD: MKKYLIVLLAFLALSACNRQQEMALKSADKDYILKVANENFENKKWANALVLYERLSNLVAGTDDAPNVVYNSAYANYYDKNYKLAGHQFKNFSVTFPQDPRAEDAAYMSALCYYEGSMDYNLDQSSTELAINELQNFLNNYPNSEKSKNINTLIDELTYKLEFKAYENARQYYKMADYKAANVAFENVLSDFPATKLSPKIYEYILRSRYELAVNSVYDLKKDRIESALAFTRQVEREMPDTANAKLAADLRNKLNTEKANFLELEKKVEERKKELLEKQREEEARQNAERDQREAEKKSNQARRDSAAAATPAPAATFNIQK; encoded by the coding sequence ATGAAAAAATATTTGATCGTTCTGCTGGCTTTTTTAGCGCTTTCAGCTTGTAACAGACAGCAGGAAATGGCGCTGAAAAGCGCAGATAAAGATTATATCCTGAAAGTTGCCAACGAAAACTTCGAGAATAAAAAATGGGCCAACGCGCTGGTGCTTTACGAAAGACTTTCGAACCTTGTAGCCGGTACGGATGATGCGCCGAATGTAGTGTACAACTCTGCCTACGCGAATTATTACGACAAAAACTACAAATTAGCCGGCCACCAGTTCAAGAATTTTTCTGTCACCTTTCCCCAAGATCCGCGTGCCGAAGATGCCGCCTACATGTCTGCGCTTTGCTACTACGAAGGTTCTATGGATTATAATTTGGACCAATCAAGTACCGAGTTGGCCATCAACGAGTTACAAAACTTTCTGAATAACTATCCAAATTCCGAGAAGTCCAAAAACATCAATACACTTATTGATGAACTAACGTACAAACTAGAGTTTAAAGCTTACGAAAATGCCCGCCAATATTATAAGATGGCTGATTACAAGGCAGCGAATGTGGCTTTCGAGAATGTACTTTCAGATTTTCCGGCGACTAAACTTAGCCCAAAGATCTACGAATATATTTTAAGATCAAGATACGAACTGGCTGTAAACTCTGTGTATGACCTTAAAAAAGACCGAATTGAAAGCGCCCTTGCCTTCACCCGACAGGTAGAACGCGAAATGCCGGATACGGCGAATGCCAAACTTGCAGCTGACCTTCGCAACAAACTAAACACCGAAAAAGCCAACTTCCTGGAACTGGAGAAGAAAGTGGAGGAAAGAAAGAAAGAACTACTAGAGAAGCAGCGTGAGGAAGAAGCCCGCCAAAATGCCGAAAGAGACCAGCGCGAAGCAGAAAAGAAAAGCAACCAAGCACGCAGAGACAGTGCCGCCGCCGCAACACCCGCGCCAGCAGCTACTTTCAACATTCAGAAATAA
- a CDS encoding sulfite exporter TauE/SafE family protein: MDASIIIGLIILGIVAGYLSGLVGIGGGIVMVPVLVLLFGFTQHKAQGTTLALLLFPVGILGVLNYHKTGNVDLKTTLILCVGFVLGSYLGSKTAINISQEMLRKVFAILLIAVAAKMFFQK, encoded by the coding sequence ATGGATGCTTCAATCATTATAGGACTAATAATTCTCGGTATTGTTGCCGGTTACCTCAGCGGACTGGTAGGCATTGGCGGTGGCATTGTGATGGTTCCGGTTTTAGTATTACTTTTCGGTTTTACCCAACACAAGGCGCAGGGGACAACGCTTGCTTTACTGCTTTTTCCGGTTGGTATCTTAGGCGTTTTAAATTATCATAAAACCGGTAATGTCGATCTTAAAACCACACTTATACTTTGTGTAGGGTTTGTTCTCGGCAGTTATTTGGGTAGTAAAACTGCCATTAATATTTCCCAGGAAATGTTACGGAAGGTTTTTGCAATATTATTGATAGCGGTAGCGGCCAAAATGTTCTTCCAGAAATAA
- the coaBC gene encoding bifunctional phosphopantothenoylcysteine decarboxylase/phosphopantothenate--cysteine ligase CoaBC, translating to MPLQEKKILICVSGGIAAYKINILVRQLIKQGAEIQILMTPAAQHFVSKLTLSTLSKRPVFSDFYSENDTWNNHVELALWADAILMAPCTANTLAKMMHGQCDNLVIATYLSAKCPVFIAPAMDLDMYQHPSTQQNLALAEDFGHIVIPAETGELASGLSGQGRMAEPETIIDIFCQYFESSKKKSLTGKKVLITAGPTYEAIDPVRFIGNHSSGKMGFALAKAAAERGAEVILVSGPTSELINHQNIRVCPVISAKDMYEEVFKHYDQADMVIASAAVADYAPKEIAVQKIKKNDDSLTIELVKNPDILKTMGAQKKKQFLIGFALETNDEEEHALQKLQKKNLDMIVLNSLRDEGAGFKKDTNKIKILTQSGAREFSLKHKQEVARDILDFAEEQLLK from the coding sequence ATGCCACTTCAGGAAAAGAAAATCCTCATTTGCGTTTCTGGCGGAATTGCTGCGTACAAAATCAATATACTCGTAAGGCAACTTATCAAACAAGGCGCTGAAATACAAATATTAATGACGCCTGCTGCGCAACATTTCGTTTCAAAGCTTACCTTATCTACACTTTCAAAAAGACCGGTTTTCTCAGATTTTTACAGCGAAAACGACACCTGGAACAACCATGTAGAACTGGCGCTTTGGGCCGACGCAATTTTGATGGCGCCGTGCACCGCAAACACCCTGGCGAAAATGATGCATGGGCAGTGCGATAATTTAGTTATCGCCACTTATCTGTCTGCTAAATGCCCGGTTTTCATTGCTCCGGCGATGGATCTCGATATGTATCAGCATCCGAGTACCCAACAGAATCTGGCGCTGGCAGAGGATTTCGGGCACATCGTAATCCCTGCAGAAACCGGTGAACTGGCAAGTGGACTTTCAGGTCAGGGACGAATGGCGGAACCAGAAACGATTATTGACATCTTCTGCCAGTATTTTGAAAGTTCCAAGAAAAAATCACTTACCGGGAAAAAAGTATTGATAACCGCTGGTCCTACGTATGAAGCCATAGATCCGGTGCGCTTCATAGGAAACCATTCATCAGGAAAAATGGGTTTCGCATTGGCTAAGGCAGCTGCCGAACGCGGCGCAGAGGTGATTTTGGTTTCGGGACCTACATCGGAACTAATCAATCATCAAAATATCCGGGTCTGTCCCGTAATTTCCGCCAAAGATATGTATGAGGAAGTCTTCAAGCATTACGATCAGGCAGATATGGTTATTGCCAGTGCGGCGGTAGCAGATTATGCGCCGAAGGAAATCGCTGTACAGAAAATCAAGAAAAATGACGACTCGCTGACGATAGAACTCGTAAAAAACCCTGACATCCTGAAAACGATGGGTGCGCAGAAAAAAAAGCAGTTCCTGATTGGTTTCGCGCTGGAGACTAACGATGAAGAGGAGCATGCGCTGCAGAAACTTCAGAAGAAAAATCTTGACATGATTGTACTGAATTCACTACGTGACGAAGGTGCCGGCTTTAAAAAAGACACGAATAAGATAAAGATTCTCACCCAATCCGGCGCTAGAGAATTTTCCTTGAAGCACAAACAGGAAGTGGCCCGCGATATTTTGGATTTTGCCGAAGAACAGCTGCTGAAATAA
- a CDS encoding ThiF family adenylyltransferase, translating to MKKNWLERTELLVKVHGLDTLKEANVLVVGLGGVGSFAAEFLARAGIGKMTIVDGDTVDITNINRQLPALHSTIGQPKVELVAERLKDINPELQLTQINEFLTPERMEQVIDAQRFNYILDCIDSVSPKLSLIIAAKRHKIKIVSCMGAGGKTDPAKVSVKDLSKTNNCFLAKQVRKRLKKEKINKGVRCVFSSEIQNQDSLKMTDGTNFKRSFYGTISFIPALFGLYAAAEVINYLLKQDRVA from the coding sequence ATGAAGAAAAACTGGCTCGAACGTACCGAACTTTTAGTGAAAGTACATGGTCTCGATACCCTGAAAGAGGCTAATGTGCTGGTAGTGGGACTGGGTGGCGTGGGATCTTTCGCGGCAGAGTTTCTTGCACGCGCGGGCATTGGTAAAATGACAATTGTGGATGGCGACACGGTAGATATTACCAACATCAACCGGCAATTACCGGCACTGCATTCAACAATTGGGCAGCCGAAGGTAGAACTTGTTGCTGAAAGGCTAAAGGACATCAACCCCGAACTGCAGCTTACCCAAATCAATGAGTTTCTTACGCCTGAACGGATGGAGCAGGTGATTGATGCACAAAGGTTTAACTATATTTTGGATTGCATTGACAGTGTAAGCCCCAAGCTCTCTTTAATCATCGCTGCAAAAAGGCATAAGATAAAAATCGTCAGTTGCATGGGAGCCGGTGGAAAGACTGATCCTGCAAAAGTATCTGTTAAAGATTTAAGTAAGACAAACAACTGTTTCCTTGCTAAACAGGTACGTAAGCGTTTGAAAAAAGAAAAAATAAATAAAGGCGTGCGGTGTGTTTTTTCATCGGAAATACAGAACCAAGACAGTCTGAAGATGACCGATGGCACCAATTTTAAAAGGTCTTTTTACGGAACCATCAGTTTCATCCCAGCGCTCTTCGGTTTATATGCCGCGGCAGAAGTCATCAATTATCTATTAAAACAAGACCGTGTGGCATAA
- a CDS encoding ribonuclease P protein component yields the protein MIKENYPAREKLKQKRLIDLLFAKGKWQTCGSLRIITLNLEAKPQEGFSVPIQKVGVSAPKRNFKKAVDRNRIKRLLREAYRKNKIIFEETFGAQSLSMLFWVSKEKPAGYAEVEKHLLDLCKSKK from the coding sequence ATGATAAAAGAAAATTACCCTGCCCGTGAAAAGTTGAAGCAGAAACGCCTCATCGACCTGCTTTTTGCAAAAGGAAAGTGGCAGACGTGTGGCAGTTTAAGAATAATCACCTTAAATCTTGAAGCAAAGCCACAAGAAGGTTTTAGCGTACCGATACAGAAAGTAGGCGTATCGGCCCCGAAACGTAATTTCAAGAAAGCGGTTGACCGAAACCGGATCAAGCGGCTTTTAAGAGAAGCTTACCGCAAGAATAAAATCATTTTTGAAGAAACTTTCGGCGCACAGTCCTTATCCATGCTTTTTTGGGTTTCCAAAGAAAAGCCTGCCGGCTATGCTGAAGTTGAGAAGCACTTGCTGGATCTTTGTAAAAGTAAAAAATAA
- a CDS encoding TatD family hydrolase, translating to MFLFDFHHHDSTKQNGIYNLKYGEAAPDFYFSAGIHPDAVDKNLAHQLKWLLDVAILNNCVAIGEGGLDGRFPLTENLQQTVFREQVALANQLQKPLITHCVKRFSQLIPLIREATVPVIIHGFNKRKSIGDELLKNGCYLSFGKSLLYDVNLQHFFTTLAPERFFLETDSAQASLNELYLTAAALRQMPVEDFKEQINNNLRSINIPI from the coding sequence ATGTTTTTATTTGATTTTCATCATCATGATTCCACAAAACAGAACGGAATCTATAATCTGAAATATGGTGAAGCGGCTCCGGACTTTTATTTTTCAGCCGGCATTCACCCTGATGCTGTTGATAAAAACCTTGCTCATCAGTTGAAATGGCTGTTAGATGTCGCTATATTAAATAACTGTGTCGCCATCGGTGAAGGCGGTTTAGATGGTAGGTTCCCCTTAACCGAAAACTTACAGCAGACTGTTTTCCGGGAGCAGGTTGCTCTTGCGAATCAACTGCAAAAACCCCTGATTACCCATTGTGTGAAGAGATTTTCGCAGCTTATCCCTCTTATACGTGAGGCTACAGTACCCGTAATCATTCATGGGTTCAATAAAAGGAAAAGTATTGGCGACGAACTTTTGAAGAACGGCTGTTACTTAAGTTTTGGTAAATCATTGCTGTATGATGTAAATTTGCAGCACTTTTTCACAACGCTGGCTCCGGAGCGTTTTTTTCTGGAAACCGATTCGGCCCAGGCCAGTCTCAATGAACTTTATTTAACGGCAGCAGCGCTCAGGCAAATGCCTGTAGAAGATTTTAAGGAACAAATTAATAACAATCTAAGGTCTATAAACATCCCAATATGA
- a CDS encoding DUF4126 domain-containing protein gives MYTDFPYVSYLISAFIGIGLAAATGFRIFLPMFAVSLASYVGWIPANENFEWLSGLPTLIATGVAMMAEILAYYIPFVDHLLDTVSVPLATIAGSVMFASQFTDLGTFPQWALALIAGGGTAAAISSGFAGTRVASTATTAGLGNSAVATTETAGAGLMSFLALAAPVIAFIVAALLLILVFIFGRKLWRKLSGHKRSTSVTTIDVEVVDRKNIE, from the coding sequence ATGTACACAGATTTCCCATACGTATCCTATCTCATCAGTGCATTCATTGGTATTGGCTTAGCTGCGGCGACAGGTTTCCGGATTTTCTTGCCGATGTTTGCCGTGAGCCTTGCTTCCTATGTGGGCTGGATCCCTGCCAATGAAAATTTCGAGTGGCTGAGCGGTTTGCCCACCCTTATTGCTACAGGTGTAGCGATGATGGCCGAAATTTTAGCTTACTATATTCCTTTTGTAGATCATCTGCTCGATACGGTTTCGGTTCCTCTGGCAACCATTGCGGGGTCCGTTATGTTTGCGAGCCAGTTTACCGATCTGGGCACTTTTCCGCAATGGGCGTTAGCGCTGATTGCCGGTGGCGGCACGGCTGCGGCCATTAGTTCCGGATTCGCAGGTACGCGCGTGGCTTCTACGGCGACTACGGCGGGCTTAGGCAATTCCGCAGTAGCCACTACAGAAACAGCAGGCGCGGGGCTGATGTCTTTTCTGGCGCTTGCAGCACCAGTCATTGCTTTTATTGTGGCTGCATTACTGTTGATACTGGTCTTTATTTTTGGCCGGAAACTCTGGCGGAAACTCTCAGGCCACAAACGCTCCACATCCGTTACAACGATAGATGTAGAAGTGGTGGACCGTAAAAATATTGAATAA
- a CDS encoding DUF4835 family protein, whose translation MKNLFSVFILLFTFPFAFSQELLSTVQINAQQIGGSNTQVYQTLEKNLRDFINNTSWTGKKLQNFEKIKSNFAIVITERSGSGNFKGTIVVQAVRPVFNTTYETPLLNINDTNFSFDYTENENLVFNERQFSGKNLIDVVSFYVYTILGFDGDSFQVRGGQQWFEKAQKISNNAQNQKFAGWSLMEGPRTRAALIDNILKPEQNTLRNIYYTYHRSGLDNLGKQDQSSGKRVIAEALLQLRNYESNFQMNYPVNIFIDTKKQEIFDIFNNGNNANINMAELKSLFVTLSPRDIDSKWNKWK comes from the coding sequence ATGAAGAACCTATTTTCTGTATTCATTCTTTTATTTACGTTTCCGTTTGCCTTTTCGCAGGAGCTGCTTTCTACCGTACAGATAAACGCGCAGCAAATCGGCGGCAGCAATACGCAGGTGTACCAAACGCTCGAGAAAAACCTCCGCGATTTCATTAACAATACCAGTTGGACGGGCAAGAAATTACAGAATTTTGAAAAGATAAAGTCTAATTTCGCCATTGTGATTACAGAGCGCAGCGGAAGTGGCAATTTTAAAGGAACTATTGTGGTGCAGGCGGTTCGCCCTGTTTTCAATACTACTTATGAAACACCATTGCTGAATATAAATGACACCAATTTCAGTTTTGATTATACCGAAAATGAAAATCTGGTATTCAATGAACGGCAGTTTTCGGGGAAAAACCTCATTGACGTGGTGAGTTTTTATGTATATACGATTTTAGGCTTCGATGGCGACAGTTTTCAGGTACGTGGCGGCCAGCAATGGTTTGAGAAGGCACAGAAAATTTCAAATAACGCACAGAACCAAAAATTCGCAGGTTGGTCTTTGATGGAAGGTCCCAGAACACGCGCCGCACTTATTGACAACATCCTGAAACCTGAACAAAATACGCTGCGTAACATTTATTACACCTACCATCGCTCCGGACTTGATAATCTGGGCAAGCAAGACCAGTCTTCAGGCAAAAGAGTCATCGCCGAGGCTTTATTGCAGCTAAGGAATTACGAAAGCAACTTCCAGATGAATTACCCTGTAAACATCTTTATTGATACGAAGAAACAGGAGATTTTCGATATTTTCAATAACGGGAATAATGCCAATATTAACATGGCTGAACTGAAGTCCCTGTTTGTCACCCTTTCCCCAAGAGACATTGACAGTAAATGGAATAAATGGAAATAG
- a CDS encoding TetR/AcrR family transcriptional regulator, with translation MKKKFTEKQIHILDVAEKLIAKKGFEGTSIRDISSEAHINVAMISYYFGSKEKMMSYLYRYRVQRTRESFAEFAETIKNGKPEVQMRELIKFVVNQLFKFNYFHGFVTQELRHTENLKDDLLEFYTTFTSKLDDVVKKGVASGVFTNAPKAEDILTLILGAALFVIRNKNFYELYVSGKEENYLKDAESKVLANLLVTIFSLLGYNAQ, from the coding sequence ATGAAGAAAAAATTTACTGAAAAGCAAATTCATATTCTTGATGTGGCCGAAAAATTAATTGCCAAAAAAGGTTTTGAAGGAACCTCCATCCGTGATATCTCTTCGGAGGCACACATCAACGTAGCGATGATCTCCTATTATTTCGGCTCGAAAGAAAAAATGATGTCTTACCTCTACCGCTACCGGGTACAGCGCACGCGGGAAAGCTTTGCCGAGTTTGCGGAAACCATCAAAAATGGCAAGCCCGAAGTGCAGATGCGCGAACTGATAAAATTCGTAGTGAACCAACTCTTTAAATTCAATTATTTCCACGGGTTTGTCACACAGGAACTTCGCCATACAGAGAACCTGAAAGATGATTTACTGGAGTTTTACACCACATTTACCTCCAAACTCGACGATGTGGTAAAAAAAGGAGTCGCGAGCGGCGTTTTTACCAACGCGCCAAAAGCCGAGGACATCCTTACCCTCATCTTGGGCGCCGCGCTGTTTGTGATAAGAAACAAGAATTTTTATGAATTATACGTATCCGGGAAGGAAGAAAATTATCTAAAAGATGCCGAAAGCAAGGTGCTGGCAAACCTGCTGGTAACAATATTCTCGTTGTTGGGCTACAATGCGCAGTAA